The following proteins come from a genomic window of Mycolicibacterium rufum:
- a CDS encoding alpha/beta hydrolase, translating into MVDRYRVWLGAGVLAGGVSAAMLAGAGVAAADDGASSDTQTRASSNAGGADDTGTTTSDTTTSEAKKDDSKKDDATKDADAKGDATKDDADATDEDAEPPDLDASAQEPTKKPRTKTWGIGKHRAPEEDTEAAPASDAAPPAELETEQPAATPLGRHALRQAQPSTYALSVDTDLGSADGAVVMRLAAAEAPPVTPKPTLLEVLNTISTKFYDFYTDAMQFFAGPVRAPFGSTVRVESSTLTIGGHKDVPADWYFPDTDTPAGLIYLQHGFLANASFYSATAAYLAEKTSSVVVVPTLTWNFFDVDNYPLEWPATGRAIADLFTGDRAALTASARAAGYEGDLPTRTVLAGHSAGGGLIAMVGRYMAEAGNTDDLAGLVMFDGVGTLSFLAQDLAKIPLSVPVYNIAADPSRWNWYGDTNRKLDLVRPGMFTGVTIKGGHHADGMQTTAPIVQYFAYLAMGHSSPVDVLANRVLAVGWINDMLEGTHTAGLYDDKTSTWNIVTGWWWGQMTKATTRRAHTLAG; encoded by the coding sequence ATGGTCGACCGCTATCGGGTCTGGTTGGGGGCAGGCGTACTGGCGGGGGGAGTGTCGGCAGCGATGCTGGCAGGTGCGGGGGTGGCTGCGGCCGACGACGGGGCGTCGTCCGACACGCAGACCCGGGCGTCGTCGAACGCCGGTGGCGCCGACGACACGGGGACGACCACGTCTGACACCACTACGTCCGAGGCGAAGAAAGACGACTCGAAGAAGGACGACGCGACCAAGGACGCCGACGCGAAGGGCGACGCGACCAAGGACGACGCGGATGCGACGGACGAGGACGCCGAACCGCCGGACCTGGACGCGTCGGCGCAGGAGCCCACGAAGAAGCCACGAACGAAGACGTGGGGCATCGGCAAGCACCGCGCGCCCGAGGAGGACACCGAGGCGGCACCCGCGTCCGATGCGGCGCCGCCCGCCGAGCTCGAGACCGAGCAGCCCGCGGCGACGCCGCTCGGCCGGCACGCCCTCCGGCAGGCCCAGCCGAGCACCTACGCGCTGAGCGTCGACACGGATCTCGGCTCGGCGGACGGCGCCGTCGTCATGCGCCTCGCCGCCGCCGAGGCGCCGCCCGTCACCCCGAAGCCGACACTGCTCGAGGTGCTGAACACCATCAGCACCAAGTTCTACGACTTTTACACCGACGCCATGCAGTTCTTCGCCGGCCCCGTGCGCGCCCCGTTCGGCAGCACGGTCCGGGTGGAGTCGTCGACGCTGACCATCGGCGGCCACAAGGACGTGCCGGCCGACTGGTACTTCCCCGACACCGACACCCCGGCCGGACTGATCTACCTGCAGCACGGGTTCCTCGCCAACGCGTCGTTCTACAGCGCGACCGCGGCGTACCTGGCCGAGAAGACCAGCAGCGTCGTCGTCGTGCCGACGTTGACGTGGAACTTCTTCGACGTCGACAACTACCCGCTGGAATGGCCGGCCACGGGACGGGCGATCGCCGACCTCTTCACCGGGGACCGGGCCGCGCTGACCGCCAGCGCCCGGGCCGCCGGCTACGAGGGCGACCTCCCGACCCGGACCGTGCTCGCCGGCCACTCGGCCGGCGGCGGACTGATCGCGATGGTCGGGAGGTACATGGCCGAGGCGGGCAACACCGACGATCTGGCCGGCCTGGTCATGTTCGACGGGGTGGGGACCCTCAGCTTCCTCGCCCAGGACCTCGCCAAGATCCCGCTGTCGGTTCCGGTCTACAACATCGCGGCCGACCCCAGCCGCTGGAACTGGTACGGCGACACCAATCGCAAACTCGATCTCGTCCGACCCGGCATGTTCACCGGGGTCACGATCAAGGGTGGGCACCACGCCGACGGCATGCAGACCACCGCCCCGATCGTGCAGTACTTCGCCTACCTCGCGATGGGCCACTCGTCGCCGGTGGATGTGCTGGCCAACCGGGTGCTCGCCGTCGGCTGGATCAACGACATGCTCGAGGGCACCCACACCGCCGGCCTCTACGACGACAAGACCTCGACATGGAACATCGTCACCGGATGGTGGTGGGGTCAGATGACCAAGGCGACGACCCGGCGGGCTCACACGCTGGCGGGGTAG
- a CDS encoding ABC transporter ATP-binding protein has product MGIGIQVEGLTKSFGSQRIWEDVTFDLPAGEVSVLLGPSGTGKSVFLKSLIGLLRPERGKIIVDGTDIIECSAKELYEIRTLFGVMFQDGALFGSMSLYDNTAFPLREHTKKKESEIRQIVMEKLDLVGLGGDEDKFPGEISGGMRKRAGLARSLVLDPQIILCDEPDSGLDPVRTAYLSQLLIDINAQIDCTILIVTHNINIARTVPDNMGMLFRKHLVMFGPREVLLTSDEPVVKQFLNGRRIGPIGMSEEKDESTMAEEQAMVDAGHHDGGTEEIEGVPPQVMATPGMPERKAVARRQARVREIMHTLPPAAQEAIRADLEGSNQYPARDYDNERAEDDAPTGRIPVAGDR; this is encoded by the coding sequence GTGGGCATTGGCATTCAGGTTGAGGGCTTGACCAAGTCCTTCGGCTCACAGCGAATCTGGGAAGACGTCACCTTCGATCTCCCCGCCGGCGAGGTCAGCGTTCTGCTGGGCCCGTCCGGTACCGGTAAGTCGGTGTTCCTGAAGTCGCTGATCGGACTGCTTCGTCCCGAGCGCGGCAAGATCATCGTCGACGGCACCGACATCATCGAGTGCTCGGCCAAGGAGCTCTACGAGATCCGCACGCTGTTCGGCGTCATGTTCCAGGACGGCGCGCTGTTCGGCTCGATGAGCCTGTACGACAACACGGCGTTCCCGCTTCGTGAGCACACGAAGAAGAAGGAATCCGAGATCCGGCAGATCGTCATGGAGAAGCTCGACCTGGTCGGCCTGGGCGGCGACGAGGACAAGTTCCCCGGTGAGATCTCCGGCGGTATGCGCAAGCGCGCGGGCCTGGCCCGCTCCCTGGTGCTGGACCCGCAGATCATCCTCTGCGACGAGCCCGACTCGGGTCTGGACCCGGTGCGTACCGCCTACCTGAGCCAGCTGCTGATCGACATCAACGCCCAGATCGACTGCACGATCCTCATCGTCACGCACAACATCAACATCGCCCGCACGGTGCCCGACAACATGGGCATGTTGTTCCGCAAGCACCTGGTGATGTTCGGCCCCCGCGAGGTGCTGCTGACCAGCGACGAGCCGGTGGTCAAGCAGTTCCTCAACGGCCGCCGCATCGGCCCGATCGGCATGTCCGAGGAGAAGGACGAGTCGACGATGGCCGAGGAGCAGGCCATGGTCGACGCCGGTCACCACGACGGTGGCACCGAGGAGATCGAAGGTGTGCCGCCGCAGGTGATGGCCACCCCGGGCATGCCCGAACGCAAGGCCGTCGCCCGCCGCCAGGCCCGGGTGCGCGAGATCATGCACACGCTGCCGCCGGCCGCCCAGGAAGCCATCCGCGCGGACCTCGAGGGCTCGAACCAGTACCCCGCCCGGGACTACGACAACGAGCGAGCCGAGGACGACGCGCCCACCGGGCGCATCCCCGTCGCCGGCGACCGCTGA
- the rplL gene encoding 50S ribosomal protein L7/L12 has product MAKLSTDDLLEAFKELTLLELSEFVKKFEETFEVTAAAPVAVAAAGPAGGGAAAEAAEEQSEFDVILEGAGEKKIGVIKVVREIVSGLGLKEAKDLVDSAPKPLLEKVTKEAAEDAKAKLEAAGASVTVK; this is encoded by the coding sequence ATGGCCAAGCTGTCCACCGACGACCTGCTCGAGGCGTTCAAGGAACTCACGCTGCTCGAGCTGTCGGAGTTCGTCAAGAAGTTCGAGGAGACCTTCGAGGTCACCGCCGCCGCGCCCGTCGCCGTGGCCGCCGCCGGCCCTGCCGGCGGTGGCGCCGCCGCCGAGGCCGCCGAGGAGCAGTCGGAGTTCGACGTCATCCTCGAGGGTGCCGGCGAGAAGAAGATCGGCGTCATCAAGGTCGTCCGCGAGATCGTGTCCGGCCTGGGCCTCAAGGAGGCCAAGGATCTGGTCGACAGCGCCCCCAAGCCGCTGCTCGAGAAGGTCACCAAGGAGGCCGCCGAGGACGCCAAGGCCAAGCTCGAGGCCGCCGGCGCTTCGGTCACCGTCAAGTAG
- the rplJ gene encoding 50S ribosomal protein L10, with amino-acid sequence MAKADKATAVADIAEQFKEASATLVTEYRGLTVANLKDLRRSLGDSATYSVAKNTLVKRAAAEAGIEGLDELFVGPTAIAFVKGEAVDAAKAIKTFAKDNKALVIKGGYMDGRALSVDEVNRIADLESREVLLAKMAGAMKANLAKAAGLFNAPASQVARLAAALQEKKAAQEAE; translated from the coding sequence ATGGCCAAGGCTGACAAGGCCACCGCGGTTGCCGACATCGCCGAGCAGTTCAAGGAGGCTTCGGCGACGCTCGTCACCGAGTACCGCGGACTGACCGTCGCCAACCTCAAGGACCTGCGCCGTTCGCTCGGTGATTCCGCCACCTACTCCGTCGCCAAGAACACGCTGGTCAAGCGTGCCGCGGCGGAGGCGGGCATCGAGGGCCTCGACGAGCTGTTCGTCGGGCCCACCGCGATCGCGTTCGTCAAGGGCGAGGCCGTCGACGCCGCCAAGGCGATCAAGACCTTCGCCAAGGACAACAAGGCTCTGGTCATCAAGGGCGGCTACATGGACGGCCGCGCGCTGTCCGTCGACGAGGTCAACCGCATCGCGGACCTCGAGTCGCGCGAGGTGCTGCTGGCCAAGATGGCCGGCGCGATGAAGGCGAATCTGGCCAAGGCTGCCGGTCTGTTCAACGCTCCGGCGTCGCAGGTCGCCCGTCTGGCCGCCGCGCTGCAAGAGAAGAAGGCCGCGCAGGAAGCCGAGTAG
- a CDS encoding ROK family protein encodes MTAPILALDIGGTKIAAGIVDADGTLLRHEQRPTPHGDAESVWDAVAALLTDMRAAAGADVSAVGVGSAGPIDVPAGTVSPINIPQWRAFPVVARVAEITGLPVRLGGDGLCMAMGEWWRGAGRDARYLLGMVVSTGIGGGLVLDGVPYHGRSGNAGHVGHVVVEPDGAPCTCGGRGCAETVASGPHLASWARAHGWQAPPEAGAKELADDALRGDPVAQRAFQRGADAIARMIASVAAVCDLDLVVIGGGVAKSGALLFDPLRAALRTYAGLDFLTGLSVVPAQLGGDAGLVGAAALGRFG; translated from the coding sequence ATGACCGCGCCGATCCTGGCCCTCGACATCGGCGGAACGAAGATCGCCGCGGGGATCGTCGACGCCGACGGCACCCTCCTCCGCCACGAACAGCGCCCCACCCCGCACGGTGACGCCGAGAGCGTGTGGGACGCCGTGGCCGCGCTGCTGACCGACATGCGCGCCGCGGCAGGCGCCGACGTGTCCGCCGTCGGCGTCGGCTCGGCCGGGCCCATCGACGTGCCTGCCGGCACGGTCAGCCCGATCAACATCCCGCAGTGGCGAGCCTTCCCGGTTGTCGCGCGGGTCGCCGAGATCACCGGGCTGCCGGTGCGACTGGGCGGCGACGGGCTCTGCATGGCGATGGGGGAGTGGTGGCGCGGCGCCGGCCGCGACGCCCGCTACCTGCTCGGCATGGTGGTGTCGACCGGTATCGGCGGCGGCCTGGTGCTCGACGGGGTGCCCTACCACGGACGTAGCGGCAACGCCGGTCACGTCGGGCACGTCGTCGTCGAACCCGACGGCGCGCCGTGCACCTGCGGCGGCCGCGGCTGCGCCGAGACGGTGGCATCCGGGCCCCACCTGGCGAGCTGGGCCCGTGCCCACGGATGGCAGGCGCCGCCGGAGGCCGGTGCGAAGGAACTCGCCGACGACGCGCTGCGCGGCGACCCGGTGGCGCAGCGGGCCTTTCAGCGCGGCGCCGACGCGATCGCGCGGATGATCGCGTCGGTGGCCGCGGTGTGCGATCTCGACCTCGTGGTCATCGGCGGCGGCGTCGCGAAGTCCGGCGCGCTGCTGTTCGATCCCTTGCGCGCGGCGCTGCGCACCTACGCCGGGCTGGACTTCCTCACCGGTCTCAGCGTCGTGCCCGCGCAGCTCGGCGGGGACGCGGGGCTCGTCGGCGCCGCCGCACTCGGCCGTTTTGGCTGA
- a CDS encoding DUF7158 domain-containing protein, protein MRAGLAAIVAGEPVTITEVDVRERAVRARAPEHALPRPGTREARQLRRWLTQVLIAERVVAREAGPGCGADAPTHAELLPDTLAHMEIGSVAAATLADPVGRAVFVRVTSGVDVSAAAVADYQARNPGRLPETAVAGHLRASARRRAYRRWLDARCAELVTLAPGYEHPGDPRQPDNTHSH, encoded by the coding sequence GTGAGGGCCGGGCTGGCGGCGATCGTCGCCGGCGAGCCGGTCACGATCACCGAGGTGGACGTCCGCGAACGGGCGGTGCGCGCCCGCGCGCCCGAGCACGCACTGCCCCGGCCCGGCACCCGCGAGGCCCGGCAGCTTCGCCGCTGGCTCACCCAGGTGCTGATCGCCGAGCGGGTGGTCGCCCGCGAGGCCGGGCCCGGGTGCGGAGCCGACGCGCCGACCCACGCCGAGTTGCTGCCCGACACCCTGGCCCACATGGAGATCGGCAGCGTGGCCGCGGCCACGCTGGCCGATCCGGTCGGGCGCGCGGTGTTCGTCCGCGTCACCTCTGGGGTCGACGTCAGCGCGGCCGCGGTCGCCGACTACCAGGCCCGCAACCCCGGTCGCCTGCCGGAAACCGCTGTGGCCGGGCATCTGCGCGCCTCGGCCCGGCGACGTGCCTACCGCCGCTGGCTGGACGCCCGCTGCGCCGAACTCGTCACGCTCGCGCCCGGCTACGAGCATCCCGGCGATCCCCGCCAGCCCGACAACACCCACAGCCACTGA
- a CDS encoding NEW3 domain-containing protein gives MSLQSAEATELFVGPPEDPMQIVRVHYTGADGATAIEVLGDGLSGAATPGPGDGTIEIAVRIRDAVTGQRRAARAAAGEVEVAFNVVVAEPGWTMFMISHFHYDPVWWNTQAAYTSLWTEDPPGRCRQTNGFDLVRAHLEMARQEPVYKFVLAEVDYLKPFWDTHPEERADLRRFLADGRVEIMGGTYNEPNTNLTGPETAIRNFVAGIGFQRDVLGASPATAWQLDVFGHDPQFPGMAADAGLTSSSWARGPHHQWGPMADGGDPERMQFASEFEWMAPSGRGLLTHYMPAHYAAGWWMDSAPTLAEAEQAAYELFTQLKKVALTRNVLLPVGTDYTPPNKWVTDIHRDWNARYTWPRFVCALPSEFFAAVRADAAARGVTAAPQTRDMNPIYTGKDVSYIDTKQANRAAENAVLAAERFAVFAGALTGAVYPEAALAKAWVQLAYGAHHDAITGSESDQVYLDLLTGWRDAWQVGRGITDRALTLLSDAVDASVVVWNPLAHNRSDVVTMHLDEPWHGGVADDDGNPVAVATDDDGHTLTWLARDVPSLGWRSYRLVPGRAGAAWETLPGGTITNDTITVTVDAARGGGVSALAVGGREQIATGRVGNEIAVYDEYPAHPTAGEGPWHLLPRGPVVTSAHTPASSVTRQRSEVGERLVVTGEIPGVLRYTQTLTLWHGVDRLDCRTTVDDFTGQDRLLRLRWPCPVPGAMPVSEVGNAVIGRGFALLHAPGSTESVDAAVHPHTLDNPAHGWFGLSSTVRIRFRGSAARAIAVAEVVVPADADAPLTAAVRELIAALARAGVTATCSSADAPRYGDLSVDSNLPDVRISIGHNAFTTTVLDGPATTSRVWVPAATPLRGVWVPGADLRAPRALPVLVVGADGDTAAAVAALADDLADGEIAVDQDAAEEFADHTVAVVNRGMPGFAVDTDGTLHLSLMRSCTGWPSGTWIDPPRRTAPDGSGFGLQHWTHTFDYAVTAGAGDWRALGMPSRSADFGNELIAVRSHGDPRDGGLPAWGSLLEVHPAGAVAVGAIKRTGNPTAHGSARRVGPTDDITIRLVETLGRGAEVTLQSGLRTVSPSRRLDLVEEPVEGARDPLRLGGYEIATLHMQLNLPRVSDAEGAPLGPDAEPAQPLYSRYWLHNRGPAPLGGLPAVAHLHPHRLDLDHAGPVSLRLTVASDATDAAVHGRVRVVAPPGWTAGGEDLPFVLPAGEHLESAVELTMPAAAAPGLYPVRAELAATGAAIPAAWHQTVEDVCLVSLGRHDDQVLRIVAEPAPVTLAPGQTAPLCVTVATDAHADLAAEAHLISPWGTWEWLSPNIIGGVLPARGSVELRFDVSPPRWIPPGRWWALIRVACAGELVYTPAVPIEVTR, from the coding sequence CTGTCGCTGCAGTCCGCGGAAGCCACCGAGCTCTTCGTCGGCCCGCCCGAGGACCCCATGCAGATCGTGCGGGTGCATTACACCGGGGCCGACGGCGCGACGGCCATCGAGGTCCTCGGCGACGGGCTCAGCGGGGCGGCCACACCCGGCCCGGGTGACGGGACGATCGAGATCGCGGTGCGTATCCGCGACGCCGTGACCGGTCAGCGGCGCGCGGCGCGGGCCGCCGCCGGTGAGGTCGAGGTGGCGTTCAACGTCGTCGTCGCCGAGCCCGGCTGGACGATGTTCATGATCAGCCACTTCCACTACGACCCGGTGTGGTGGAACACCCAGGCCGCCTACACCAGTCTGTGGACCGAGGACCCACCCGGCCGCTGCCGGCAGACCAACGGGTTCGACCTGGTCCGCGCGCATCTCGAGATGGCGCGGCAGGAGCCGGTGTACAAATTCGTGCTCGCCGAGGTCGACTACCTCAAACCGTTCTGGGACACCCACCCCGAGGAGCGCGCCGATCTGCGGAGGTTCCTCGCTGACGGCCGGGTCGAGATCATGGGCGGCACCTACAACGAACCGAACACCAACCTCACCGGCCCCGAGACGGCGATCCGCAACTTCGTGGCCGGCATCGGATTTCAGCGCGATGTGCTGGGGGCGTCGCCGGCGACCGCATGGCAACTCGATGTGTTCGGCCACGATCCGCAGTTCCCGGGGATGGCCGCCGACGCCGGCCTGACGTCGAGCTCCTGGGCGCGCGGGCCGCACCACCAGTGGGGGCCGATGGCCGACGGTGGTGATCCCGAGCGCATGCAGTTCGCCAGCGAATTCGAGTGGATGGCGCCGTCGGGCCGTGGTCTGCTCACCCACTACATGCCCGCGCACTACGCGGCGGGCTGGTGGATGGACTCCGCTCCGACGCTGGCCGAGGCGGAGCAGGCCGCCTACGAGCTGTTCACCCAGCTGAAGAAGGTTGCGCTGACCCGCAACGTGCTGCTGCCCGTCGGCACCGACTACACCCCACCGAACAAGTGGGTCACCGACATTCACCGCGACTGGAACGCCCGCTACACGTGGCCGCGGTTCGTGTGCGCGCTGCCCTCGGAGTTCTTCGCCGCGGTGCGCGCCGACGCGGCCGCGCGCGGGGTGACCGCCGCGCCGCAGACCCGCGACATGAACCCGATCTACACCGGCAAGGACGTGTCCTACATCGACACCAAGCAGGCCAACCGGGCCGCCGAGAACGCGGTGCTGGCCGCCGAACGGTTCGCCGTGTTCGCCGGGGCGCTGACCGGCGCGGTGTATCCGGAGGCGGCGCTGGCGAAGGCGTGGGTGCAACTGGCCTACGGCGCGCACCACGACGCGATCACCGGCTCGGAGTCCGACCAGGTGTACCTGGACCTGCTCACCGGCTGGCGTGATGCGTGGCAGGTCGGGCGCGGGATCACCGACCGCGCGCTCACGCTGCTGTCCGACGCCGTCGACGCCTCGGTGGTGGTATGGAACCCGTTGGCACACAACAGGTCCGATGTGGTCACCATGCACCTCGACGAGCCGTGGCACGGCGGCGTCGCCGACGACGACGGCAATCCGGTCGCCGTGGCGACCGACGACGACGGCCACACGCTGACCTGGCTGGCGCGCGATGTGCCGTCGCTGGGCTGGCGGTCCTACCGGCTGGTTCCGGGTCGAGCGGGCGCCGCGTGGGAAACGTTGCCGGGCGGCACGATCACGAACGACACGATCACCGTCACGGTGGACGCGGCCCGCGGCGGCGGTGTCAGCGCCCTGGCGGTCGGCGGCCGCGAACAGATCGCGACGGGTCGCGTCGGCAACGAGATCGCCGTCTACGACGAGTATCCCGCGCATCCGACCGCCGGGGAGGGGCCGTGGCATCTGCTTCCCCGCGGCCCGGTCGTCACGTCGGCGCACACACCGGCGTCGAGCGTGACCCGCCAGCGCAGTGAGGTCGGCGAACGTCTCGTCGTCACCGGGGAGATCCCCGGCGTGCTGCGCTACACCCAGACCCTCACGCTCTGGCACGGCGTGGACCGGCTGGACTGCCGCACCACCGTCGACGACTTCACCGGGCAGGACCGGCTGCTGCGGCTGCGGTGGCCGTGTCCGGTGCCCGGTGCCATGCCGGTCAGCGAGGTCGGCAACGCCGTGATCGGGCGCGGGTTCGCGCTGCTGCACGCACCCGGGTCGACGGAATCGGTCGATGCCGCAGTACACCCCCACACGCTCGACAATCCCGCCCACGGATGGTTCGGCCTGTCCTCCACGGTGCGAATCCGGTTCCGCGGCAGCGCCGCCCGTGCGATCGCGGTGGCCGAGGTGGTGGTCCCCGCCGACGCCGACGCACCGCTCACGGCCGCGGTGCGTGAGCTGATCGCCGCGCTCGCCCGGGCCGGGGTCACCGCCACCTGCAGCAGTGCCGACGCACCACGCTACGGGGATCTGTCGGTCGACTCCAACCTGCCCGACGTCCGGATCAGCATCGGGCACAATGCCTTCACCACAACGGTTCTCGACGGGCCCGCGACCACGTCGAGGGTATGGGTGCCCGCGGCGACGCCGCTGCGCGGCGTCTGGGTGCCCGGCGCGGATCTGCGGGCGCCCCGCGCGCTACCAGTGCTCGTGGTGGGCGCCGACGGCGACACCGCCGCCGCGGTCGCGGCGCTGGCCGACGACCTCGCCGACGGGGAGATCGCCGTCGACCAGGACGCCGCGGAGGAGTTCGCCGACCACACCGTCGCCGTCGTCAACCGCGGCATGCCGGGCTTCGCCGTCGACACCGACGGCACCCTGCACCTGTCGCTGATGCGCTCGTGCACGGGCTGGCCGTCGGGCACGTGGATCGATCCGCCGCGCCGCACCGCGCCCGACGGATCCGGTTTCGGACTGCAGCACTGGACGCACACCTTCGATTACGCCGTGACCGCCGGCGCCGGTGACTGGCGTGCTCTCGGAATGCCCTCGCGCAGCGCGGATTTCGGCAACGAGCTGATCGCCGTCCGCTCGCACGGCGACCCCCGCGACGGTGGGCTGCCCGCGTGGGGATCGCTCCTGGAGGTGCACCCCGCCGGCGCCGTCGCCGTCGGGGCGATCAAGAGGACGGGTAACCCCACCGCCCACGGCAGTGCCCGGCGGGTCGGCCCGACCGACGACATCACGATCCGGTTGGTCGAGACGCTGGGCCGCGGCGCGGAGGTGACTCTGCAGTCCGGGCTGCGCACCGTCTCGCCGTCCCGGCGGCTGGACCTGGTGGAGGAACCCGTCGAGGGCGCACGCGATCCCCTGCGGCTGGGCGGATACGAGATCGCCACGCTGCACATGCAGCTGAACCTGCCGCGGGTGAGCGACGCCGAGGGCGCACCGCTCGGGCCCGATGCCGAACCCGCGCAACCGCTCTACAGCCGGTACTGGTTGCACAACCGCGGACCCGCGCCGCTGGGCGGGTTGCCCGCGGTCGCCCATCTGCACCCGCACCGGCTCGACCTCGACCACGCCGGGCCGGTGTCGCTGCGGCTGACCGTCGCCAGCGACGCCACCGACGCCGCAGTGCACGGCAGGGTCCGCGTCGTCGCGCCCCCGGGGTGGACGGCCGGCGGTGAGGACCTGCCGTTCGTGCTGCCGGCCGGTGAGCACCTCGAGTCCGCCGTCGAGCTGACGATGCCCGCCGCCGCAGCTCCCGGTCTCTATCCGGTGCGCGCCGAACTCGCGGCGACCGGCGCGGCCATCCCGGCGGCCTGGCACCAGACCGTCGAGGACGTGTGCCTGGTGTCGCTGGGGCGCCACGACGATCAGGTGCTGCGCATCGTGGCCGAGCCGGCCCCGGTGACGCTGGCGCCGGGCCAGACGGCTCCGCTGTGCGTCACCGTCGCCACCGACGCCCATGCCGACCTGGCCGCCGAGGCGCACCTGATCTCGCCGTGGGGCACCTGGGAGTGGTTGAGCCCCAACATCATCGGTGGGGTGCTTCCCGCCCGGGGCTCGGTGGAGCTGCGGTTCGACGTCAGCCCGCCGCGGTGGATCCCGCCCGGTCGCTGGTGGGCGCTGATCCGGGTGGCCTGCGCCGGCGAGCTCGTCTACACCCCGGCGGTGCCGATCGAGGTGACGCGGTGA
- a CDS encoding helix-turn-helix transcriptional regulator — MAETTGRVLQLLGLLQARRVWSGEELAERLGVTTRSVRRDVDRLRALGYPVHASTGVGGGYRLGAGAALPPLLLDPEEAVAMAVCLRVAAGGSVAGVGESALRALSKLDQVMPARLRSQVAALHQTTVTLGTPTETPVEPDVLMTLARASRDHEHVTAGYVDLHGNVTHRRVEPYQLVTTGRRWYLLCYDRDRSDWRSLRLDRMSDVRAHGTTFTPREAPDAASYVRRAISSSPYPYVARVRYHAPYDVVAQSFSAASVHIEPDGPHACILTAGADDPQRMVPWLALPGCDFEVLEPPEVVAAVRTVAERIARAAR; from the coding sequence ATGGCGGAAACGACCGGCCGGGTGCTGCAGCTGCTCGGACTGCTGCAGGCCCGACGGGTGTGGAGCGGCGAGGAACTCGCCGAGCGGCTCGGCGTCACCACCCGCAGCGTGCGCCGCGACGTCGACCGGTTGCGCGCGCTCGGCTATCCCGTGCACGCCAGCACCGGAGTCGGCGGCGGCTACCGACTCGGCGCCGGGGCCGCGCTGCCCCCGCTGCTGCTCGACCCCGAGGAGGCCGTCGCGATGGCGGTCTGCCTGCGCGTCGCCGCTGGGGGCAGTGTCGCCGGGGTGGGGGAGTCGGCGCTGCGGGCGCTGTCGAAGCTCGACCAGGTGATGCCCGCGCGGCTGCGCTCCCAGGTCGCGGCCCTGCACCAGACGACGGTCACCCTCGGCACCCCCACCGAGACCCCGGTCGAGCCCGACGTGCTGATGACCCTCGCGCGGGCCAGCCGCGACCACGAGCATGTCACCGCCGGCTACGTCGACCTGCACGGCAACGTCACCCACCGGCGCGTGGAGCCCTATCAGCTGGTGACGACGGGCCGGCGCTGGTATCTGCTGTGCTACGACCGGGACCGGTCGGACTGGCGCAGCCTGCGGCTGGACCGCATGTCCGACGTCCGGGCCCACGGCACCACCTTCACCCCTCGCGAGGCGCCCGACGCCGCGTCCTACGTGCGCCGGGCGATCAGCTCCTCGCCGTATCCCTACGTCGCGCGCGTGCGCTATCACGCCCCGTACGACGTTGTCGCCCAGTCGTTCTCGGCCGCATCGGTGCACATCGAGCCCGACGGCCCGCACGCCTGCATCCTCACCGCCGGGGCCGACGACCCACAGCGGATGGTGCCGTGGCTCGCCCTTCCGGGCTGTGATTTCGAGGTGTTGGAGCCGCCCGAGGTCGTCGCCGCGGTGCGCACGGTGGCCGAGCGGATCGCCCGCGCCGCGCGCTGA
- a CDS encoding DinB family protein, whose protein sequence is MSIDVVSELAEQLDLHWRTQLRPRLDGLGDDEYFWQPVPGCWTVHRDGGIDFEYPAPQPEPVTTIAWRLAHVIVGVLAMRNHAHFGGPPADYQSWSYATDAATALRQLDEAYRHWIDGVRSLDEARLAAPVGPAEGPWAQSPMVTLVLHINREVIHHGAEIALLRDLYTHTKES, encoded by the coding sequence ATGAGCATCGACGTGGTGTCCGAACTGGCCGAGCAGCTGGACCTGCACTGGCGGACCCAGCTGCGGCCGCGCCTCGACGGTCTGGGCGACGACGAGTACTTCTGGCAGCCGGTGCCCGGCTGCTGGACCGTGCACCGCGACGGCGGGATCGACTTCGAGTACCCGGCCCCGCAACCCGAGCCCGTCACCACGATCGCCTGGCGGTTGGCTCACGTCATCGTCGGCGTCCTCGCGATGCGCAACCACGCGCACTTCGGCGGGCCACCTGCCGACTACCAGAGCTGGTCCTACGCCACCGACGCCGCGACCGCGCTGCGTCAACTCGACGAGGCCTACCGGCACTGGATCGACGGGGTGCGCAGCCTCGACGAGGCGCGCCTGGCCGCGCCGGTGGGGCCCGCCGAGGGACCGTGGGCGCAGTCGCCGATGGTGACACTCGTGCTGCACATCAACCGCGAAGTCATCCACCACGGAGCCGAGATCGCGCTGCTGCGCGATCTCTACACCCACACGAAGGAGAGCTGA